One window from the genome of Desulforegula conservatrix Mb1Pa encodes:
- a CDS encoding DegV family protein: protein MAQKIGIVTDSTADFPDGVIGRLGLNVIPVHVIVDGISYLDGHTISNDEVKSYLLENRDVSTSPPTPAEYADHFERLLGKFDILLSFHISDALSGCYKSARSALNLMDSKDADKIKLFDTGTVSFGQGQYICRAIDLIREYKSINGLDKRMSGFLEKSVVNFTVDNLAWLRKGGRVSAMSAIVGDMFDIKPIIAMKNGRLVPVDRKRGKKNTFKAMAEYASKTREGEAGGFDLWVGHCNALDDAAYLAGKLAGALNYPINDIIILEIGPTITAHTGPGSVGWSMMPRL, encoded by the coding sequence ATGGCTCAGAAGATAGGCATAGTCACAGACAGTACCGCTGATTTTCCTGATGGAGTTATAGGCCGTCTGGGCTTGAATGTAATACCTGTCCATGTGATTGTTGATGGAATTTCGTATCTTGATGGACATACAATCAGCAACGATGAAGTAAAAAGCTATCTCCTTGAAAACAGGGATGTTTCAACCAGCCCTCCGACTCCTGCGGAATACGCGGATCATTTTGAAAGACTCCTCGGCAAATTTGATATTCTTCTTTCTTTTCATATCTCTGACGCACTCTCAGGCTGTTACAAGAGCGCAAGAAGCGCATTGAATCTTATGGATTCAAAAGATGCGGATAAAATTAAACTCTTTGATACAGGTACCGTAAGTTTTGGTCAGGGACAGTATATCTGCCGGGCCATTGACCTGATCCGCGAGTATAAATCGATCAACGGTCTTGATAAACGCATGTCCGGGTTTCTTGAAAAAAGTGTGGTTAATTTTACGGTCGATAATCTGGCCTGGCTTAGAAAAGGCGGCAGGGTTAGTGCTATGAGCGCTATTGTCGGTGATATGTTTGATATAAAGCCTATAATTGCAATGAAAAATGGCAGACTTGTTCCCGTTGACAGAAAAAGAGGCAAGAAGAACACTTTTAAAGCAATGGCTGAATACGCGTCAAAAACCAGGGAAGGTGAGGCCGGAGGCTTTGATCTTTGGGTCGGGCATTGTAATGCCCTGGATGATGCAGCCTATCTTGCAGGCAAGCTTGCCGGAGCCCTTAATTATCCCATAAACGATATCATAATACTTGAAATCGGGCCTACCATAACAGCCCATACAGGCCCTGGAAGCGTGGGTTGGAGTATGATGCCAAGACTTTAG
- a CDS encoding response regulator — protein sequence MKILKKPTILVVDDTASNIDILLETLGNEYDIMVALDGETALSQAKENQPDVILLDIMMPEMDGYEVCRRLKANKRTTEIPVIFVTAMNELVDEEKGLELGAIDYITKPFSPPIVKARVKNHLLLQLAKEAVERQNDILEEKVIERTRELMVTQDVTIQCMASLAETRDMDTGDHIRRTQFYVKAIAEALKNNIEFSKLLTKSNIELMYKSAPLHDIGKVGVPDNILLKEGPLTKEEFEEMKRHTVYGRDALREAEKMLGTNSFLRFAKEIAYSHHEKWDGTGYPEGLKGIEIPLPGRIMAIADVYDALISARVYKPALPHERALEIITKGDGRVMPEHFDPYVLSAFKAISEDFRQIALKYSPKQ from the coding sequence ATGAAAATACTTAAAAAGCCCACCATCCTTGTTGTTGATGACACTGCTTCAAACATTGACATCCTTCTTGAGACACTTGGAAACGAATATGACATAATGGTGGCTCTTGACGGTGAAACAGCACTCAGTCAGGCAAAAGAAAACCAGCCCGACGTCATTCTCCTTGATATCATGATGCCTGAAATGGATGGCTACGAAGTATGCAGAAGGCTTAAGGCCAACAAACGAACAACAGAAATACCTGTCATCTTCGTGACGGCCATGAACGAACTGGTGGACGAGGAAAAAGGTTTGGAACTCGGAGCCATAGATTATATAACAAAACCATTCAGTCCTCCCATAGTCAAAGCCAGGGTAAAAAACCATCTATTGCTCCAGCTTGCAAAGGAAGCGGTTGAAAGGCAGAACGATATCCTGGAAGAAAAGGTAATTGAAAGAACAAGAGAGCTGATGGTTACCCAGGATGTCACGATCCAGTGCATGGCATCTCTGGCAGAAACAAGGGATATGGATACGGGAGATCATATAAGACGAACTCAATTTTACGTTAAAGCCATCGCAGAAGCCCTAAAAAACAATATCGAATTCTCTAAATTGCTTACAAAAAGCAATATCGAGCTGATGTACAAATCAGCGCCCCTCCATGATATCGGCAAGGTTGGCGTGCCTGACAATATACTTCTTAAAGAAGGGCCTCTTACCAAAGAGGAGTTTGAGGAAATGAAAAGGCATACAGTTTACGGCAGAGATGCTTTAAGGGAAGCCGAAAAAATGCTCGGAACAAACTCGTTTCTAAGATTCGCAAAGGAAATTGCTTACTCTCACCATGAAAAATGGGATGGAACAGGATACCCTGAAGGTCTTAAAGGTATCGAAATACCATTGCCTGGGAGAATAATGGCAATAGCAGATGTTTATGACGCGCTGATCAGCGCCAGAGTTTACAAGCCTGCCCTACCCCATGAAAGGGCTCTTGAGATTATAACAAAAGGAGACGGCAGGGTTATGCCCGAACATTTTGACCCATATGTCCTGTCCGCATTTAAAGCCATTTCTGAAGATTTCAGACAAATCGCCCTTAAATACTCACCGAAACAATAG
- a CDS encoding tyrosine-type recombinase/integrase gives MTAELDENDDIQGGSQKVEPIRKIRDIKAIKALIKDSPRNSTLFTLGINTNLTPTELVHIKVGQIRNVNVGQLLTVTDEKTGKSRGVTLNRIATQSIKSLLDSAEYDDFDYLFRSQRGRLIVPSVHRLVAKWCDAVNLKGNFGSHTLRKTWGYHQHFAFGVELSKLAQYFNHASPKQTKEYLCITDAEEDKDIFLNEL, from the coding sequence ATGACAGCAGAGCTTGATGAAAATGATGATATTCAGGGTGGAAGCCAGAAGGTGGAGCCTATAAGAAAAATTAGGGACATCAAGGCAATTAAGGCACTTATAAAAGATAGCCCAAGAAATTCAACCCTTTTTACCCTCGGGATCAACACTAATCTTACTCCGACCGAGCTGGTACATATTAAGGTGGGACAGATCAGGAATGTTAATGTTGGACAGTTGCTCACGGTAACCGATGAAAAAACAGGAAAATCCAGAGGCGTCACCTTAAACAGGATTGCAACCCAGTCAATAAAGAGTCTTCTGGATTCTGCCGAATATGATGACTTCGACTATCTTTTCAGATCCCAGAGGGGCAGGCTTATTGTTCCTTCTGTTCACAGGCTTGTTGCTAAATGGTGTGATGCCGTAAATCTAAAGGGTAATTTCGGATCTCATACACTTAGAAAAACTTGGGGTTATCACCAGCATTTCGCTTTTGGAGTCGAACTTTCAAAATTAGCCCAGTATTTTAATCATGCATCACCTAAACAAACAAAAGAATACCTCTGCATTACAGATGCTGAAGAAGATAAGGATATTTTTCTCAACGAACTATGA
- the mnmA gene encoding tRNA 2-thiouridine(34) synthase MnmA: protein MNNKIAVAVSGGIDSLVAAFLIKRQGFDVFGLHFVTGFEDNPSIEEAQGHYTVFPGDARQETAGIRSISDQLGIPVHVIDIRKEFRVWVSDYFYRAYLSGLTPNPCIACNAKIKFGLMIEKASFFGAGHLATGHYARAEMSGYGLPMLFSSTDTAKDQSYFLSLVRKEAFAKAIFPLSGLTKNEVRQIASDNVLVPPFLKESQDICFIKSSYGDFMETHPGFSARPGEIVSPDGKKIGTHNGLHLFTIGQRRGINCPAKEPYYVLDLDIENNRLVVGFKKELYKKKMLVDSMNWFRELKTTDQRLSVKIRYAHKAAEADVRIIDKDSCEVVFDEPQLSITPGQAAVLYDRDEVIGGGFIRRS, encoded by the coding sequence ATGAACAATAAAATTGCGGTAGCTGTCAGTGGCGGAATTGATTCCCTTGTCGCGGCTTTTTTGATTAAAAGGCAGGGCTTTGACGTATTCGGGCTTCATTTTGTGACAGGATTTGAGGATAATCCGTCCATTGAAGAGGCCCAAGGGCATTATACCGTATTTCCAGGCGATGCCCGCCAAGAAACAGCCGGAATAAGAAGCATCTCAGATCAGCTCGGAATTCCTGTCCATGTGATTGACATAAGAAAGGAATTCCGGGTCTGGGTTTCGGATTATTTCTACAGGGCTTATCTATCTGGCTTAACGCCGAATCCTTGCATAGCATGTAACGCCAAAATAAAATTCGGGCTTATGATTGAAAAGGCGTCATTTTTTGGAGCCGGACATCTTGCCACAGGCCATTACGCCAGGGCGGAGATGTCAGGATATGGCTTGCCAATGCTTTTCAGCAGCACCGATACCGCAAAAGATCAGTCTTATTTCCTGTCCCTGGTTAGGAAAGAAGCCTTTGCAAAGGCTATTTTCCCGCTCTCTGGCCTCACCAAAAATGAAGTCAGACAAATTGCATCTGATAATGTTCTTGTTCCGCCTTTTTTAAAGGAAAGCCAGGATATCTGCTTTATCAAGAGCAGTTATGGAGATTTTATGGAGACACATCCTGGTTTTTCTGCAAGGCCAGGAGAAATTGTAAGTCCTGACGGTAAAAAAATAGGGACGCATAACGGACTCCACCTTTTTACCATAGGCCAGAGAAGGGGAATCAACTGTCCGGCCAAAGAGCCATATTACGTTCTTGATCTTGATATAGAGAATAATCGTCTTGTCGTAGGATTTAAAAAAGAGCTCTACAAAAAGAAAATGCTCGTAGATTCGATGAACTGGTTCAGGGAATTGAAAACTACAGATCAGAGGCTATCTGTCAAAATTAGATATGCCCATAAAGCAGCAGAAGCTGATGTAAGGATTATTGACAAGGATTCCTGCGAGGTCGTTTTCGATGAGCCACAGCTATCCATAACTCCTGGTCAGGCAGCTGTATTATATGACAGAGATGAAGTAATCGGAGGCGGGTTTATCCGTCGTTCTTGA
- a CDS encoding hybrid sensor histidine kinase/response regulator → MPDLFNKIFKRTLSSDLIIGLTAVFGLFFISSSTLYYFYFSYNFHSTLMARTESVSSKISEVLSPAIWNLDYLIIDHVTSAYLDSSDITGIIITLEDGSIVYKREPASKEDTVYLKKEILSRRSEIKTRVIGYAEIWFSTAGIKKTMQLMIYILSGIVTGALSLIVITTHFLMKKLLSEPLQNLITGTKAIACEEYTGALPEVPHKDINKIIEAVNIMGEQINSRTGALRKEIEEKIAAEKALAESEKKYRGIFESAIEGIFRVSADGTTFIEANPSMATILGYDSPEDLISSVKNIKKQIYEKESEAVDTFAQITSHKAARYFETRLVRKSGLPIWASIKATSEKDEKGNVLYIEGLMEDITNRKLAEEALRCAKDELEIRVKQRTEELQKAYVKIKQANTKLKNDADKLNLFASQMELKNIELANAKEIADAATRAKSEFLANMSHEIRTPMNAVIGMSHLALMTDLTPQQKDYVTKIQNSAHSLLGIINDILDFSKIEAGKMSMESIEFTLDGILGKLTSQIALKAYEKGIELIFWTDPAIPIFLMGDPLRLEQILLNLLSNSLKFTQQGSVRVNARFLDKLDDNIWLLFDVTDTGIGMTKEQLENLFNAFTQADASTTRRYGGTGLGLTITKRLVELMNGEIRVESEYSKGSTFTFTVKLGIAKNQNPAPVQICDIKGKKALIVDDHPGSREILSEYLKNISITPFSVTNAEEGIKLLTDSDGSAFDVVMMDWKMPGMNGIEASKVIKDNKSAKMPPIVLVTAYGQEINENEKKYIDEIIQKPITISSVFEAVTKIFCKTVTKKSETSRRYTIKPLPVKLKVLLVEDNDVNRQLGFELLRKAGAEVKFAFNGQDAVNIVKQEKFDIILMDIQMPVMDGYEASRQIRALPESSTTPIIAMTASAMSGDREKAIEAGMNDHIPKPIEPSHLIETLFKWGVSESENNKDNYPRSEEKDVKPAMKNLKGFNTEEGLKRSGWNPDLYKKLLIKFRSEYLNAAEAIQETFNQGEIEHTRRIVHTIKGISGNLAAEGLYHASVLLDGALEKTGNLPDDAMALFTKELDQTMQTLDEFEKSEAPLIVQEKETGDINFLIAALEKIEKPLSQSKPFGLVKDIDTVLSMTWPDDISSMLEEFASLLKKYQLKEALSVLKRIKRKVEGEENENT, encoded by the coding sequence ATGCCCGATCTTTTTAATAAAATATTCAAAAGAACCCTTTCAAGCGATCTAATAATAGGATTAACAGCTGTATTCGGCCTTTTTTTCATTTCATCCAGCACTTTGTATTATTTTTACTTTTCATATAATTTTCACAGCACTCTCATGGCAAGAACGGAATCAGTGAGCAGCAAAATATCTGAGGTACTCAGCCCGGCGATCTGGAATCTCGACTACCTAATCATCGACCATGTCACATCAGCATACCTTGATTCTTCGGATATTACAGGGATCATAATAACCCTTGAAGACGGATCCATTGTCTATAAAAGAGAGCCGGCCAGTAAAGAAGACACAGTTTACCTTAAAAAGGAAATATTATCCCGGAGATCCGAAATAAAAACAAGAGTGATAGGCTATGCAGAGATATGGTTTTCAACAGCCGGAATCAAAAAAACCATGCAGCTCATGATCTACATTCTGAGCGGCATTGTAACAGGAGCCTTGTCCCTCATTGTCATCACCACTCATTTTCTGATGAAAAAACTTCTGAGCGAGCCTCTTCAGAATCTAATAACAGGGACCAAGGCAATAGCATGCGAAGAATACACAGGTGCTCTGCCTGAAGTACCCCATAAGGATATCAACAAGATTATTGAAGCTGTTAATATTATGGGTGAGCAGATCAACTCACGAACAGGCGCCTTAAGAAAAGAAATAGAAGAAAAAATTGCGGCTGAAAAAGCCCTGGCCGAATCAGAAAAAAAATATCGTGGGATATTTGAAAGCGCCATTGAAGGGATCTTCAGGGTATCTGCGGACGGAACAACATTCATAGAAGCAAATCCTTCAATGGCTACAATCCTTGGTTACGACTCCCCGGAAGACCTTATCAGCTCAGTAAAAAACATAAAAAAACAGATCTATGAAAAAGAATCAGAGGCAGTCGATACTTTTGCACAGATCACCAGCCATAAAGCTGCACGCTATTTTGAAACAAGACTCGTCAGAAAAAGCGGCCTCCCAATCTGGGCATCAATAAAAGCGACTTCAGAAAAAGATGAAAAAGGCAATGTTCTTTATATTGAAGGGCTAATGGAAGACATAACCAACAGAAAACTTGCCGAAGAAGCGTTGAGATGTGCCAAGGACGAGCTTGAAATACGTGTAAAACAAAGGACAGAGGAACTTCAGAAAGCTTATGTAAAAATCAAACAGGCCAACACAAAGCTTAAAAACGACGCTGACAAGCTCAATCTTTTTGCAAGCCAGATGGAGCTTAAGAATATCGAACTGGCAAACGCCAAGGAAATAGCTGACGCTGCCACCAGGGCCAAGAGTGAATTCCTCGCAAACATGAGTCATGAAATAAGAACGCCTATGAATGCGGTCATAGGCATGTCCCATCTTGCCCTTATGACCGATCTCACTCCACAGCAGAAGGATTATGTGACCAAAATCCAGAATTCAGCCCATTCCCTCCTTGGCATCATCAATGACATCCTCGATTTTTCAAAGATCGAGGCTGGCAAAATGAGTATGGAATCCATTGAATTCACACTCGACGGAATACTTGGAAAACTTACGTCCCAAATAGCTCTGAAAGCCTATGAAAAAGGTATTGAGCTCATATTCTGGACTGACCCTGCAATACCGATATTTCTGATGGGAGACCCCCTTAGACTGGAACAGATTCTCCTCAACCTGCTCAGCAACAGCCTCAAATTCACCCAACAGGGCTCTGTGAGGGTAAATGCAAGATTCCTCGATAAACTGGACGATAATATCTGGCTGCTATTTGATGTGACAGATACAGGCATAGGCATGACAAAAGAGCAGCTGGAAAACCTTTTTAACGCATTTACCCAGGCTGACGCATCCACAACAAGAAGATACGGAGGCACTGGTTTAGGACTTACCATTACAAAAAGACTGGTTGAACTAATGAATGGTGAAATCAGGGTGGAGAGCGAGTATTCAAAAGGGTCGACATTTACATTTACGGTAAAGCTCGGAATCGCCAAAAACCAGAATCCTGCTCCTGTTCAGATATGCGATATCAAGGGTAAAAAGGCTCTTATTGTTGATGATCACCCTGGCAGCAGGGAAATTTTGAGCGAATACCTAAAAAACATCTCGATCACCCCATTCTCGGTTACCAATGCTGAGGAAGGAATCAAACTTCTCACAGATTCGGATGGAAGCGCCTTTGATGTTGTTATGATGGATTGGAAAATGCCTGGTATGAATGGCATTGAAGCCTCAAAAGTCATCAAGGACAATAAATCTGCCAAAATGCCGCCAATTGTTCTTGTCACCGCATATGGTCAGGAAATTAATGAAAACGAAAAAAAATATATTGATGAAATAATTCAAAAGCCGATTACAATCTCCTCGGTATTTGAAGCTGTAACAAAAATCTTCTGTAAAACTGTAACAAAGAAAAGCGAAACATCCCGAAGGTATACGATTAAACCTTTACCTGTAAAGCTTAAGGTTCTGCTTGTTGAGGACAATGATGTAAACAGACAGCTAGGATTTGAACTCCTTAGAAAAGCTGGCGCAGAAGTAAAATTTGCCTTTAACGGCCAGGATGCCGTTAATATTGTTAAGCAAGAAAAATTTGACATAATCCTGATGGACATCCAGATGCCGGTAATGGATGGGTATGAAGCATCAAGACAGATAAGAGCTCTACCTGAATCCTCTACAACACCAATAATAGCCATGACAGCCAGCGCAATGTCAGGGGACAGGGAAAAGGCCATCGAGGCAGGGATGAATGACCATATCCCAAAACCGATTGAGCCGTCACACCTCATAGAGACTCTTTTCAAATGGGGCGTAAGCGAATCAGAAAACAACAAAGACAATTATCCTAGATCAGAAGAAAAAGACGTTAAGCCTGCAATGAAAAACCTTAAGGGATTCAATACAGAAGAAGGCCTTAAACGCTCTGGCTGGAATCCTGATTTATATAAAAAACTGCTTATCAAATTCAGATCAGAATATCTTAACGCGGCAGAGGCAATACAGGAGACATTCAACCAGGGTGAAATCGAGCATACAAGAAGAATAGTCCATACAATAAAGGGTATTTCAGGAAATCTTGCAGCGGAAGGACTTTACCATGCGTCGGTTCTTCTGGATGGAGCTCTTGAAAAAACAGGCAATCTGCCGGATGATGCCATGGCCCTTTTCACTAAAGAACTTGATCAGACAATGCAGACCCTTGACGAGTTTGAAAAGAGTGAAGCTCCTTTAATTGTCCAGGAAAAAGAAACAGGAGACATCAATTTCCTTATTGCAGCCCTGGAAAAAATCGAAAAACCGCTGTCCCAGTCAAAGCCTTTTGGACTTGTAAAGGATATTGATACAGTTCTCTCCATGACATGGCCCGATGATATTTCCTCGATGCTGGAAGAATTTGCAAGTCTCCTGAAAAAATATCAGCTCAAGGAAGCCCTCTCTGTTCTTAAAAGAATAAAAAGAAAAGTTGAAGGTGAGGAAAATGAAAATACTTAA
- a CDS encoding PAS domain S-box protein has protein sequence MLETIIRENDQRFRTIFDGVNDAVIIHDTEGKIIDANKNALDLYGMTRSDLPTITLNEDITAPNYSKDRLNKIWKQVVNGEMAIFPWMAQKPHTGEVFDVEVALRKIEVPGQVLILATIRDMTEQNSAAAEIRKLAAVVEQVDESVVVCDKDARIIYVNPYFERITGYTALEILGEKPGILKSGVHDSQFYKKMWDTISAGRNWHGILRNRKKNGGLYDEEATIFPIKNIKAEITGYAAVKRDISQKLRDELALKSAKDSADKVNMELESAIAAANAMSEKAIEASKAKSEFVASVSHELRTPLNIILGSIELMSETSLDNDQGKYLKVCRNACDSLLEIVSGILDISKIEAGQLYIEKIEFEPHTLLNDIILLNEFRAKSKNIELKAKISDNVPGVLSGDPARIRQILINLVNNAIKFTEKGEVTIRIETVNPDVLLSESNQNNLYLKFSVSDTGIGISSENIDRIFDEFIQADASITRKFGGTGLGLTISKKLVNLMGGAIWAESKKGEGSRFIFTVRCSTAGISQEDKRLRPKISKTPKMPDKRLKILLAEDIEDNRMLISKMISDIADVETAENGAQAVERFKSESFDLIIMDIQMPELDGYTAARFIRGIEAEEKRTEIPLIALTAFATSEELKKSIEAGFTGHVTKPVKKTVILDAICHAVNEIHSSITDDNEDIQNKQALQNEHFAPSPNDYLVVTDPAIEELIPFFIANRKQDLIKLGKAIEEKDFASILILGHSLKGTGGSYGFHFVSKIGAELENAATAKNSLLLTELMVQLSDYLEKVNVRFE, from the coding sequence TTGCTTGAAACTATAATAAGAGAAAATGACCAAAGATTCAGAACCATATTTGATGGAGTGAACGATGCAGTAATTATCCATGATACAGAAGGCAAAATAATAGACGCAAACAAAAATGCCCTTGATCTTTACGGCATGACCAGGAGCGACCTGCCCACAATCACTCTAAACGAAGATATTACCGCCCCTAATTACAGCAAGGATCGTCTCAATAAAATCTGGAAACAGGTTGTAAACGGTGAAATGGCCATTTTCCCGTGGATGGCTCAAAAGCCGCATACAGGTGAAGTTTTTGACGTTGAAGTGGCCTTAAGAAAAATTGAGGTTCCGGGACAGGTTCTAATTTTAGCCACAATAAGGGATATGACAGAACAAAACTCTGCAGCGGCTGAAATCAGAAAGCTGGCAGCAGTTGTTGAGCAGGTTGATGAGTCTGTGGTTGTGTGTGATAAAGATGCAAGAATAATCTATGTAAATCCTTATTTTGAAAGAATAACCGGATATACTGCACTGGAAATCCTGGGTGAAAAACCAGGAATTCTTAAAAGCGGCGTGCATGACAGTCAGTTCTATAAAAAAATGTGGGACACAATAAGTGCGGGAAGAAACTGGCACGGAATCCTTAGAAACAGAAAAAAAAATGGGGGTTTGTATGATGAGGAAGCGACAATATTCCCTATTAAAAATATTAAGGCAGAAATAACAGGCTATGCTGCCGTTAAAAGGGATATAAGCCAAAAGCTCAGGGACGAGCTGGCATTAAAAAGTGCAAAGGACAGTGCAGACAAGGTTAATATGGAACTCGAATCCGCCATCGCCGCTGCGAATGCAATGTCTGAAAAGGCAATAGAGGCAAGCAAGGCCAAAAGCGAATTCGTTGCATCTGTAAGCCATGAGCTCAGAACGCCGCTAAATATAATACTCGGTTCAATCGAGTTGATGTCGGAAACCAGCCTAGATAACGATCAGGGCAAATATCTGAAAGTATGCAGAAACGCATGTGACTCGCTTCTTGAGATAGTCAGCGGTATTCTTGATATTTCAAAAATTGAGGCAGGCCAGCTATATATTGAAAAAATTGAGTTCGAACCGCACACTCTATTGAATGATATAATTCTTCTCAACGAATTCAGGGCAAAATCCAAAAACATAGAACTAAAGGCAAAAATATCCGATAACGTTCCGGGTGTTTTATCGGGTGACCCAGCCAGAATAAGGCAGATACTCATAAATCTTGTTAATAATGCGATAAAATTCACGGAAAAAGGAGAGGTAACAATCAGAATTGAGACAGTAAATCCTGATGTACTTCTCTCAGAAAGCAATCAAAACAATTTATACCTGAAATTTTCCGTCAGCGACACAGGCATAGGCATAAGCAGCGAAAATATCGACAGAATCTTTGATGAGTTCATCCAGGCAGACGCATCAATAACAAGAAAATTCGGAGGAACAGGTCTCGGCCTCACAATATCAAAAAAACTCGTTAATCTCATGGGCGGAGCAATATGGGCAGAAAGTAAAAAGGGTGAAGGCAGCAGATTTATTTTTACAGTAAGATGCAGCACGGCAGGAATCTCCCAGGAAGATAAAAGATTGCGCCCCAAGATCAGCAAGACCCCCAAAATGCCTGATAAAAGGTTAAAGATTCTCCTCGCTGAAGATATTGAAGACAACAGGATGCTCATATCAAAGATGATTTCCGATATTGCGGATGTCGAAACTGCTGAAAACGGGGCCCAGGCCGTTGAAAGATTCAAATCGGAATCGTTTGACCTGATCATAATGGACATACAGATGCCGGAATTAGACGGATATACCGCCGCAAGATTCATCAGGGGAATTGAGGCAGAGGAGAAAAGAACTGAAATCCCGCTTATAGCCCTCACCGCCTTTGCAACATCAGAGGAACTCAAAAAAAGCATTGAAGCAGGATTCACAGGGCATGTAACCAAGCCTGTCAAGAAAACCGTTATCCTTGATGCCATATGCCATGCTGTAAATGAAATCCATAGCTCAATAACGGACGACAATGAGGATATACAAAATAAACAGGCATTACAAAATGAGCATTTTGCACCCTCTCCCAATGATTATCTTGTCGTAACTGATCCGGCCATTGAGGAACTGATTCCTTTTTTTATCGCAAACCGCAAGCAGGATCTTATAAAATTAGGCAAAGCTATTGAAGAAAAAGACTTTGCAAGCATTTTGATTCTGGGGCATTCTCTCAAGGGAACAGGCGGAAGCTATGGATTTCATTTTGTTTCAAAAATTGGGGCGGAACTTGAGAATGCGGCAACAGCAAAAAATTCTCTATTACTTACAGAGCTGATGGTTCAGCTTTCTGATTACCTGGAAAAGGTTAATGTTCGCTTTGAATAA
- a CDS encoding NIL domain-containing protein codes for MNSQILVLRFPASETQKPLVCLLSKDFDLIFNILHAQIFPRREGIMVLELSGEKDKFKRGIDFLKEQGVDIQKAESEVLRDEDKCVHCGACTAVCPTGALYAQRPEMNIVFDQKKCSICQLCVPTCPTRAMRITSKDENFF; via the coding sequence TTGAACTCACAGATTTTGGTTTTAAGATTCCCTGCAAGCGAAACCCAGAAGCCGCTCGTTTGTCTTCTATCTAAGGATTTTGATCTGATTTTCAATATTTTGCACGCCCAGATCTTCCCTCGCAGGGAAGGGATAATGGTTCTTGAACTGTCCGGTGAAAAAGATAAGTTCAAAAGGGGAATTGATTTTTTGAAAGAGCAGGGCGTTGATATCCAGAAGGCTGAAAGCGAGGTTCTGCGGGATGAAGACAAATGCGTTCATTGCGGAGCATGCACAGCTGTCTGCCCGACCGGCGCACTTTATGCCCAGAGACCTGAAATGAATATAGTTTTTGACCAGAAGAAATGCAGCATATGTCAGCTTTGCGTGCCCACATGCCCAACAAGGGCAATGAGGATCACTTCAAAGGACGAGAATTTTTTCTGA